The Diceros bicornis minor isolate mBicDic1 chromosome 1, mDicBic1.mat.cur, whole genome shotgun sequence sequence GTTTTTAGCTTGATTTTGCCGACCCTCAGTATTCTCGTCTGCAAAACTTGTACAACACCTTTCATTGGTCAGGACTATGGCGAAATTCGTTAAACGCTGAGAGGAGAGGACGccgtggggggtggggtggcgaGGGAGTTCCCTGACCTCCAGGATTCAGGTGGCCTAGCCACAGCAGGAGGTGAGCAAGGTCCGCAGGCCCTGCGCTCAGCCCCGTTGAGCTGAGCAGCTAGTGAGGCCTGGGTGACTGGACTCCATGCCCTCTTCCATCCCGACTGGGCTGGGCAGTTCAGGAAAGCTTGACAAGAGGTTTGGTTCCACTATTCCACCTGTAAAACGGGCTTAGGTGGTCCTCCAAGTGAGACAAGTCACAGTGTGCTCCATTGCATGCCCAGGCCCCTTTGCTCTCCACTTACTgcccagcacctggaacagtgcctggcacatagcagggtTCAAGGAGGTGAGGTCGGGAGTTCTGGGCAAATGCCCTCCGTCTTTGAAGTGTGACCCGGGATCAGTTCTACCAGTCCTGGCTATTTGCTCACAGGCAAGTTATTAAACCTCTCCACGCCTCAGTCAGCTAAACTTGAAAATAGGACCTCCTTTTTGGAGTTATTAAAGAGGACACGAGACAATCCCAGAAAGTGCCTAACCAAGACCCAGCGgggtttattattattcctatcaATTTGCTCAGTGACTGCCTTTGCCTGTGAGTCAAGACCAGCCGGCAGGCCGCCTCCGCCTCTGAAGCTGCATCTGCCGCGCCGCGAGCTGAAAGAAGCACACATGCGGGATGGGCGCACTCTCTTTAATGGGAAAGGGATTCTCGTTTCTTACAGCAACAGGTAAAAACATAAATACGGGTGGGTGGGCGGCGGCAAGGCAGCAAGGGCCCGGGCGCCGGGCCCAGGCTTGGGGAAAGGCGGCCGGATCTTAGGCCCAGCGCGCTGGGGCTCCCGGTCCCAACTGGCCGGTGTTTGGCCGGATGGGGGTGCCCGTGGGCATCGGAAGGCGATCCGGGGCCGACGGCTAAGGCACCAAGCTGCGGGATCTTTCACCCGCAAGTTGCGTAAACTCGGCCACAAACACTCCCGCGCGCCGGAACAAAGGCGCAGGGCGCAGAAAAGGCTCCGAGGCCTCTGCGGAAGTGAATGCGAAATCCGAGGGACGCAGAGACGTGTCGGAGACCTCCCTCCCCCCGGGAGTCGGTGCCCCTCTCTAGAGGTGGGATCGGTCGGGGGCGCCCCAGGCAGGTCCCTTCCCTACCAGGCTCGGATACCGTGCAGCGTGGACACTCCCGAGTTGCCCTGCGGAATCCCGGGGCTCTGCACTGCGTTCAAGTCCCCGACGCCGAAGTTCACGAAGTTGTTGTTGGCAGCGGCCGTAGCCGACTGAGCCGGGGGTGGCCCGGCCGGGTAAGCAGCGGCGCAGCTGTAGCCAGGGCTGCAGGCCGCGCCACCGTAACCCGGATAGGCGGGGTAAGCGTTATAGCCGTAGGCGTTGAGGCCCACGCCGTAGGCTGGCGCGTAGGGCGCGGAGTCCCCCAGGCACGGCTTGCCATCGCGCACCAGCACTGGCACCGCGATCCTgcgggccggcggcggcggcgggggcagcCCCACTAGCTCCAGAGTCTGGTCCTGCCGCTGCCGCTTGCATTTGTAGCGCCGGTTCTGGAACCAGATCTTGACCTGCGTGGACGTGAGTTTCAGCACGCTGGCCAGCTGGTCGCGCTCGGGAGCCGACAGGTACCGCTGCTGCTTGAAGCGCCGCTCCAGCTCATAGACCTGAGCCTGAGAAAAGAGCACGCGCGGCTTCCTCCGCCGTCGCGCCCGCGGTCGCTCGGCGCTGTCTGCCTCCGGCTTCTCCAGCTCCACCGCCTTCTGCAGCGCGCACAACTCTGAGGGGgaacagagaggcagagagacgcTGGGTCAGAGCGGCCTGACCCGCGGAGCGCCCGCCGGCTAATGGGCCCTAGTGCGAGCCACCCTGTACTGCCTGGAGCGCCCAGCTTGGCTGCGGCTCGCCCTGCCGAGTGCACCGGGCGCCGTGGACCGCTCGGTGTCCTCTCGACAGTCGGCATTTGTTGAAAGTCTACTATGTGCCGGGCACGGCTCTAGGCACTGGAAGACAAAACAAGAGAGGTCCTTGCCCTCGGGTAGTTCACATTCTGGTGAAGGAGATGGATAGTGACTTAAGATTTcaggctgaaagaaaataaaaccaaatgatGCGCTGGGGTGAATTAGATTAGGGCTACTTTGGTTGGAGAAGTTAAATgaagggagactgaggcctcaccCCAGGGTCGGTCACATTGTCTCAAAGTTATGGAACCGAAAACCAGAAGGCCAAGGGGTGTTGTTTTGGTGATCGAAGGCTCCCGCGCAGCCGCCGCGGAGTTTTCGCAGAGCCCAAGAAGCCACGGGTGGCCTCAGAACCTGCCCTGCCCGCGTGCTCGAGTTGGATTCGAATTGATAGCGACCAATTCAGCTCGCCGTCCCAGCCGGCAGCTGTTCCGGGGCCTTCTCTCTGCTCCTAGACAAACCTTTCTAAGCTCACAGAAAGATCCTTTCGGGGCTCACAGCGGCCCTTCGCCCGGCGCCCCGGCCTCCCCGGGTTCGCGCGCAACCCGCTTTGGGCCGCCGTCTCCCCAACGCGCCCCTTTCCGCGGCTGGGCCAGCCTGCCCCCGGACCTTGGCATGGCGTGCGCGGCGATCCAGCCACCTTCCCCAGTCATCTCCTCCATTGCCCCGCGCGGCATTTTCTAACCTTTTCCCGGAGAGAACTAGGCCCTGGCCGTCTCCCGACATTGTGCTGGAAACATAAAGCTAAGTCAGATTCCTGAGAGTGCGCAGAATCCCTAAGTCAAGACTCTTGTTCCCAAAGATTTCACTCTCCTGGCGCAAAGGAGGAAAGGCCCCAGAAATCCGGGTTACAGGTGGGCTACAGAAGGTCCTGGACCCTCCTCCAGTTGTGCGCCAAAGCAGGACTGCTGTGCAGTATTTTAATTTCTGTTCAGCGGTTTTCCTCAGATACTCAAGAGACCCTTAGAtccaaaagatatttttttttaaaaaaacttttgatATAGAGaatatctctttctttccctgttctgcctaccacaaacCAATCGCTCAACTTCATAACAGATCCAGGAGCAGGGCTGCCGCTGCCTGGGGCTTTGTTAGGccgaaaaaatttttttccttttgtctcttgTTTCTGATCATCTCAGTCCTGCCTTTCCTCTAAACCTCCGATTGGACGCAGGGCGCGAGGGCCCTAGCGACAACCTCACTTCTCAGActctgagccccctgcactcGGCCCTCCGCCCAGGCACTCGCGTCTCCTCTACCCAGGCCAGAGTTTCTTGGCGGCGGGGTTTGGGGACGAAAGCGACcccacagtggagaaggagcttctgtttcctcctcaCCTTTCTTATCGCCTCGAGGGTCCTTGGCAGGGTCGGGGTCGCCATAGGCACGCGGATAGAAGGCCGGGGCGGCCGGGAAGGCAGGCGCGCACTTGGCAGGCGAAGGCGCGGGGCCCAGCTCGGCGCGCAGGTCGGGGAGGCCAGGCGCCGCGGCCTCCGGCCCCGCGTAGGCCTCGGGCTTGAAGGCGGCCAGCATGCAGGAGGCGGGCGCCAGGGTGGCCTCCAGGCGCGCCGAGAGCTCCCCGGCGGCCAGGCTGCGCTGCTGCTGCTCCAGGTTCAGTATGTCTTTGACCGAGAAAGGCGTGGGCGTGAGCGCAGGGCTGGGGAACATGGTGGCAGCGTGCTTCTCACAGCGCCAGGTGGGCGGCAGAGAGAGGCGCTGCCCACGGCCCCTGGCAGCCTCCCCGCATGGTGCCCGCCGCTCGCCCGCGCACCCGCCTTCCTGCTCGGGATGTGGCCGGGCGGCAGGTAGTGCGGAGCACAAGGGGCAGGAGAGGCGGGACCAGGCCGGAGGAGGGGGATTCAGCCTGCCATTGGGCCAGGGGCCGCGTTGACAGGAGCGATGAGCAGTTTCGTGTCACCTAATATAGTCATAcggctctaaaaaaaaaaaaaagaatcctgctCAGCTTTTTAAAGGGGCCGCGACGCATTTGGAAGGCTCTCCTTTTGCTCCTGCAGCCTGAGATTTTTCCATAGTATTAGCCCGAAAACCCCACTACCACGCATGCACAGGGAAGGACCCCATTCTCCGAATCTGGCGTCTGGGCTGCGTTGGATGGATCTGGGATTTGAAGAAAAGTTCCTCAGCAACTGAAACAGAGTGGGAGAGTGAAGGATTGAatggggagctgggggaggggagttatttccaggagtctTAAAGGCTTTATTACTGAAGATGTCTCTGACTGGGAAGACTCTGAATAAGGAAAGCATGGGGGAGAGAGTTTGCTGGGGTGATGGCAGGAGGGGAATATTTCGGGTTTCTGTTTGGCTTGACTATAGGGCCAGTCATGCCCCAGTAGTCCCCCCTTCCCCAGGAGCCCAGACCCTGGGGGCTCCTGGGTGAGTCAAGCAGAAAGGCAAGGTGGGTGGTTGCCAGGTGGAGAGTGGCCACCTCCTACAGTAGTGCaagttatacacacacacctccAGGGGGCGCCAGTCACTGCCAGTCTCCTCCCAGAGAGATGACCCTCCTCTTAATAATGAAACTAATCCAGAATCACAGTCAGTAGGCTCAGTTACCCAGAAGAAAGCTGTCTCCCAGGGCACCCTAGGTTATCCTGTTCTGGACACCACCATTCGTGCCTTCCTCTGTCCCCTACCCTCCCTGCCTAGCAGCAAGGCCTCCAGGCCTCTGCCAGCTCCAGGGCCTCATGCCCCATCCCAGGTTTAGCTCTGGGCCAGGCGGGGCTCCTCTGAGCCCAGCTTGGCCGGGATTTCTCTGAGGTCTCTGGACTGCTGCCTAGTGGGGCTTCCCGGTGGCGACCGAGCCAGGTGCATGGGAAAAGGGCAGGGCAAGGgaggtgtttttaatttttagctcAGGTAAAGTAGGGATCTTCTGTCAGACAAATCTGCCAGTGTTTCAGGAGCGAAAGCTACCTGGCCAGATCCTGCGCCTGTCCTCCTcatccctctgggtcccttgggaGAGCTGATGAAAGCTTCGGGCCCTCCTCTCACTTCCAGAACACTGCAGAAAGGCATTCTATTTTGTGTGCAATTTCAGGAAGGATCCAGGCAGGCAGAATAGCCCCAGGTTAAGGTCGCGGCCTTACCCTATCTTTGTGTATGGCGAAGCTTGTCAGGGGAAAAGCGTCGATTTCCCACGACCCGAGCTTGTGTGGGGAAGGCGCGGGCGGGGCCCGCGGATGTGCGCGCAGAGAGCGAGTTGAGGACTGGGGAAGAAGCGGTTGGGAGCAGAAAAAAGACGCTCAGGGCCAACGGCAAGCTAAGGACAAGGCTCCGGACCGAAGACTCCAGAATGTGCGCTCAAGGCGCCGGGGAAACGCACAAAGCGGGGGGACAAGGTGGTGTCCGTCAAGATCAAGAAGCTTAGGGCGCTTGAGCGGGACGACGAGCCGTCGGGCAACGCGGCCAGGAAGGGTGCAAGTGGAGTCAAGCATAGGCCTAATGTTGGGACCTTTCCAGCCCCTTATCAAGCCCACACTCCCAGGGCCTGTGGCCTCCGGGCTAGGGCGAAGGAGAGAGGAGCTCTGCGCGGCGTGCCGGAGGCTCTGAGCACTCCGACCCCGGCTTCCAGGCGCCAGCCGCCAGTACTAAGCCTTGGTCGCCGCGGCGCAATCTCCATTCCAGTTTTCGAGCCAGGGACGACGTGCGGTTCTGGGATTGTTAGCTCGGTTTGCGGAGAGATGCCTTTTTCCAAAGGTGGGGGGCTCTCAAGCCCCAGCAACCCTTGGCACCcacccacctcccaaccccccaAACCGGATTCTCCCTCGACGGATCTGCAGATCAGTGGCCTCTCTTCGGCCTTTCCTCGCCACGACTTTTGCCCAATGTTACAATTATTGCTCTCAACTAACTTAGCTTGGGGGCCCGCCTCGCCTTTGAAGATTGTTTTTGGGGAGTGGAGAGGATGCCTATCGCCAAGGCGGTGACGTCTGGCAAACGAGCCACATCCGATTCAATTAAACGTCTCGCTGAAAAGAGCTCGGAGCGAGGGTCCTGGGAGCGCTGTGAAGTGAATCGGCTGGCCGGGCGGCTCTCGATGACAGTTTGAAAGATTAGTGAGAGCCGACGCCTGAAATATTACCGTTTAATGGGGGACATCGAGGCTGCATCCGGGATCCCTGTTTTTAggtttcgtgtgtgtgtgtgtgtgtgtgtgtgtgtttaaaagagATAGTTCTGGAGGAAGTAAAAAATTCAGCATTTCCTCTGCAAATCAAGGCGCCGAAGATTTATCACCTATTTCGGGTATGGGGGTTCCCAGGGCTGACAGATAGACCTGTGGGTCAGGTGTCATGAAAAGGGGAGGAAACAAAACCCTCCCTATTTGGACAAAATCTGTGACTTCTACACCTCCCACCCCCTCTATGAATCCGATAATAATTTCTCTTGGCTCTAAAACAGGCCTTAGCGTTGCCAGAGAGAGGAAACCGGGGCAAAACCGGATAAATACGTGCAAAACAGAAATTGGGGCGACCCATGCTGGTCTGCGAGCAGAAATGTCCAAGAACAATTTCGAACTTTTCTTTGCAGTCTTCACTGTTTGAGTGAGAAAAAACTTTGTTTGCTTTAAATAGAAGTTGCaatggttgggggtggggagggacgaAACTTGATTCTCCAGCCCCACCAGGGACGCATCTTCCTTCCCGAGGGCGGCTGACCCAACCTGGCCGCCTCTCTAAGCCGCACTTTGGCCAAACTAGCAGGGCAAACAAACAGCCTTCAGACCAGagaaagatagaaagagaaaaaaggaggctgagaggagagatcaaaaatctatctatttccttgccttttaaagAGTTAGTGCTTTCAAACGAGCCAAATTCCAGGATGACTTGAACGCATTCTGCgcacataaaatattattaattgaAAAGCGATCGGCGCGGCCCGAGCCGGCCCCCCTTCCCTGCAATCAGCAGGGTCGGCCGCAAAAGGTATATATGATTAATTGAAAGATAAGCTGGAACTATCACCGGGAATGTCATTAATGCGCCGGGGAGACGTCCATTGGAGACAGGCGGCGTTATCCGCGGCTTTATCTTCAACAACGCCTCGCTCTCCGCCCGCGCCGGGGAAACAGATGGGGGTTTCTGTCTGGGACGCTCGCCCCATGTTTATATTTTGGGAAGAATCGCAACTCGTGGGAGTCCCCGGCGGGCCCCCTGATAAATGAACATTAGCACTTTTTCGGACTACTGTATCAACAAAGGGGCTGCGGCGCGGCAATAATTGGCGAGAAAGCAAACAGAGGGCCGAGAGCGCGCCTCTGCTCTTCGTCCGGCTGATGGATGAGCCGCGGCGGCTGCGCGCCCAGCTCCGGCCCTCGCCCGGCTCCCGGCCCGGCCGCGGGGCCCCTCTGCCGCCCTGGCTTCCTTCCGGCCCGGggttgggggcgggggcggcTCTGAGGGCTCGCCCGTGGCTCCTGGAGAGTCCGGCGGCCTCCGCGGCACCGGATTTCTCCTGCCGCGGCATGCGCCTTTTTTAGGTAGCTCAACCGGGACCAAATCCTCCTCCTGCCGCCGTTTCTAACACGCTCTCACCTGTGTCATCGCTGATCCGCTTATCTCGATTGCTCTGCACAggagacaggctcagagaggtgaagtgatttgctcaaagtcacacagatgGGAATTGACAGTGTCAGGATTCGAACAGAGGACTGACTACCGAGTTGGGAATGTTCTCTTTTATTGCACGTCGCCGCCTCCTAGAGCCTCACCCCCTGGAGAGGAAGCAAAACACTAGCCCGCATACACCCTACTCAGCTGGAGAAGAGGACCAGGCTGTTGGATTTGGGATGCTGGGTTCCCCAAAACCTTCATCGACAAGGGGGGCTTCCAGCATTAAGTtcatttgagagagagaaagaaatttaagatatctcctcctccacctcctccacctcctcctcctcctccacctcctcctcctcctccacctcctcctccacctcctcctcctcccccacctcctccacctcctccacctccttcttcccctcctcttcttttagtaacagctttattaagatataatagatgtaattcacataccacataattcatccatttaaagtatacaattcactgatttttagtatgttcacagagttgtgcaaccatcacactattagttttaggacattttcatcacccccaaaaggtACCTGTAGGTTTTAGCCATCAACCCCAACTCTCTCCCCCATCTCCCATCTCCCCAGCTGTGGACAATGACTAATCAGTCTGCTTTTTGTCtctctagatttgcctattctggacatttcatacaaatggaatcatataatacgtgctcttttgtgactggcttctttcacctagcataatattatcaaggttcatccatgtcgtaaGATGGATCagcactttgttcctttttatggcagaattatattctattgtatggatataccacatcttgtttcTATATTCATCATTcctggacatttggtttgttttcactttttggctattatgaataatccgGCAGCCCACTTTACCCTAAAATCTGAACCTTTAGAGGCCTCAGGAAGAGTCCCCGACCCCCCCATAATTAACCCTATCTTTCCCTGAAGGCTGGCTTCATGGGCATGCATGACCTGTGCTGTCACCCAGGGCCTGAGCCTAGAAGGGCCCTGtgctctgctgttgctgtcttgaaattcttgatAAGTTTTGAACATGAGGctccacatttttattttgcgCTTGGTCCCACAAATTATATAGCTGGCTCTGCTTTCTTGGCAGTCTGAGCAGAGCCCTGGAAATACCATCTTCATATTCCAAAGGCCCTGTAATCTATCTGGCTTTGGGCTTCGTTTGCTCCAGGGTCTAGCCCCTGCTATTCATCTGGGACAGGCAGGAAGTCCCCTGAGATGATTTAAGAGCTGTCTCTCCAAGGTTGCTTGGCCATAGGAAGGGCCTGGGGCTCCCCGATGGGGAGAGCAGAGGGCAGATCCACCTGGCTGGTGGGTATTGTACATGtagttgtgtgagtgtgtgtgtgttggggggtgggcagtGAGGGGAAGGGCTGAAATAGTGGGCGAGAACTTGCACCCAGCCTCCCAGTGACCCACAGCCTAGTCATTATTGGACGCTTGGTCTGATTTCCTGCATCTTTTTACCCACATTGCATGGGTGCCCACCATGCTCCAGGTGCTGGGGTTGCACAGCCCAAGACACAGACCCTGAAGGAGGCAGAGTTGTACCACAAAAAGCACTGGACTATGAGCCAGTACTGGGTTCTGGTCCTGCCTCCATCACTGATTGGTTGACCTTGAGCACATCCTTTTTCCTGTCCAGGCACCAGTTTCACGGTTGTTTCCTTGGTGGTGTTAGGTGTACCTAAGGTCCCTTCCCAGCTGTGCTATTCTGGGAAACATCTCAGGTTGTTACCTGGACTCGCCTGGGTAGTGGGAGGGGTGGAGAGCCATGTTGGTGGTTGTCTAACCTACAAAGTGAAACTGGTTAAGATGGGAAATTGTCATCCCTGCCAATTTTGATATTATGCTATTTTTGGGACTGTGGTCTATACAACAATAAACATCCAAAATAAAGTGAAAGTCATGTTAGGGAAAGGAACATGGATTATTTTTACACCAAATACATTCAATTCCAGACTGATTAAAAATTTAAacctaagaaataaaacataaaagtgCTATAGATGATTAAGATAATTTTGGAATGTTTATATATTTGGGAGGGTGGATGAGGAGAATTAAAGACCTAGAAACCATAAAAGATGAATTACATATACCTGATGGCATAAAAAGAAACTTGTGCACAGCAGAAAACACCATAAATAGAATCACAGAGAAAACAACATACAGTTAAATGCTAGAAAAACTGACAACAAAAAACTGATTTACTCAATATGGAAAGAGTTCctgtaaatcaataagaaaatgaccAAAGAAAACAATTGACGAATTGGCCAAGAGTTACAGAAACTTGCtggtagaaagaagaaagaaggaaggaagaaagaaagaaagaaagaagggagggaagggaagggaaggaaggaaggaaagaaggaaagaaggaaaaaacaaaaagaggcaaATGTTTTCacttatcagattggcaaagatcaAAAAGTTTGATAACTACTCTGCCTAGGTGTTCTTTTACATTGTTGATTGGAAGTGTGAATTGGTAAATCTCTTTGGAGAAATCTGATactatcaaaataaaaaagatgtatcccttcactctgagcctactgttgtctttagagctgagatgggtctcctggaggcagcatattgtcaggtctttttttttttgctgaggaagattcaccctgagctaacatctccgccaatcttcctctattttgtatgtgggtcgctgccacagcatggtcgccaatgagttgtgtaggtccacacccaggaaccaaaccccagccgccaaagtggagctggctgaacttaaccactcggccactgACTGGCCCCccgagtcttgttttttaatctatccagccactctgtgtctgttgattggtgaattcaatctatttacatttagggtcggcccgtggcttggcagttaagtgcgcacgatttgctgctggcggccgggttccaatcccgggtgcgcaccgacgcaccgcttctcccaccgtgctgaggccgcgtcccacatacagcaactagaaggatgtgcagctatgacatacaactatctactggggctttggggggaaaaataaataaataaaatcttttaaaaaatctatttacatttagagtgattattgatatatgagggctttatattgccattttatcttttgttttctgattgttctatatttccattgtttcttttctcttgtatttctgtctgccatttcagtttggtggttttctgtgatgtttttctcagtttcctctttatttgcggtttgtgactctgctctgattttttattttgtagttaccatgaggtttgtataaaatatctcatagatGAGCTCGTCCTTTTTCtgttgatagcatcttatctccattagcctatgccacccaagtgcccatcaacagatgaacggataaagatatggaatattactcagccataaaaaagatgaaatcatgccatttgtgacaatatggcttgaccttgagaatattatgctaagtgaaataagtcagatagagaaagacaaatactgtatgatttcactcatatacggaagataaacaaacaaacacatagttaaggagaagagattggtggttaccaggggggaaggggactgggggcagagggagagagctaaaggggcacatgtgtatgttaatggatggaaactagacttttggtggtgaacatgatgcagtctatacagaagcctaatataatgatgtatacctgaaatttacagtgttataaaccaatgtgacctcaataaaataaaatttaaaaaaattaaaaattcataagCCCTTTGAACAAGTATTTCCACTTCTAGGACTCCATTCTATAGGTATATGCACACAAGAAAAGTATTTTCATTgcagtttttaattaaaaaaaaatcaaaacctcaaAAAAACCCCAATATATCTATTTTGGTGactggtttaaaaaaattatgttctcTGGTGGAACAGAATAGCAGCAGCCTTGAGAAAGAATCAGTTTCATTTATATGTACTCTTATGAATATATTTTGAGATACATTAAATATCTAACCAAATTGCagaatttgtgttttaaatacaggcatatgtacatatatatggttCTACAGATTTCTTTTGGACAATAAACAAAATGGTAATGAAAGCTTCTAGAGAAGAGATGGGGGGGGCAGTCAGGAATAAAACATTGTACTTTCCATAGCACATTTTTTAGAacaatttccttctgttttttgttttgttgttaccaAATGCATGTATtgccttaaaaacatttttaaaaaccacaatcAAGGTAAACCCCAAATGTAGTGAATAAAGTTAAACCttcatagaaggggaagagactCTTGGGGCTGTGGaaataatccaggccagaatcTCCTGGGGTACATGTTACAAATGCACATTTCTGGGCTCCACCTCTCATCCTGGCATTTACAAATCAAAGGTGTGCAGAGTTTGAGACAGCAGCTCAAGCAGCAATCCAGTGACTTCTCAGAGAGGGGCCTGGAGCTAAGCCATCGGCTGGAGGAAGTCTGAGGAGAGGGGTCAGTGGAGCCCCAGAGACAGGGGAGTGGGGTGGCCTTTATCCAGCACCCTGCAGGGACAGGACCTCGGTGGTCCTGATTGGCACCCAGCAGATTTGCCCTCATGATGTCCCCCTGACCTGTGCTTTGGTCTCGGAGGCAGACCCGAGTCTTGGGGTCCTGGAGCATGCAGCTCGCTCACAGGAATCAACGCACTGACTGGCGGGTTGGAGGTGCTGTGGGTCTGGCGGCTGTAAGTGAGGCAGCAGATGAAGCTGGCTTGCGGGCTTGGTaaccccacccaggccctgcccccaggccagCAGAGGAGTCTGGCAGCTCCTAGTTTTCCTGGCCCCTGGCCTCCGAGCCACTGTCCATCTGCCTCAGA is a genomic window containing:
- the NKX2-5 gene encoding homeobox protein Nkx-2.5; the protein is MFPSPALTPTPFSVKDILNLEQQQRSLAAGELSARLEATLAPASCMLAAFKPEAYAGPEAAAPGLPDLRAELGPAPSPAKCAPAFPAAPAFYPRAYGDPDPAKDPRGDKKELCALQKAVELEKPEADSAERPRARRRRKPRVLFSQAQVYELERRFKQQRYLSAPERDQLASVLKLTSTQVKIWFQNRRYKCKRQRQDQTLELVGLPPPPPPARRIAVPVLVRDGKPCLGDSAPYAPAYGVGLNAYGYNAYPAYPGYGGAACSPGYSCAAAYPAGPPPAQSATAAANNNFVNFGVGDLNAVQSPGIPQGNSGVSTLHGIRAW